The Oscillospiraceae bacterium genome has a segment encoding these proteins:
- a CDS encoding MarR family transcriptional regulator, whose amino-acid sequence MNEFETSLNDMLVDTYNKITQYEETSLKEVLNAPVTITQIHMIEAIGKLENEEATVSKIAASLDIAPPTATVLVKKLEEKGFVQKVPCDKDGRQIKIRLTRDGERINRAHRVFHQRMIRNISRQFAPEEQAVLLKLLKGLNGFFS is encoded by the coding sequence ATGAACGAGTTTGAAACCAGCTTAAATGATATGCTTGTCGATACTTACAACAAGATTACGCAATATGAAGAAACTTCGCTGAAAGAGGTGCTGAATGCGCCTGTCACCATCACGCAGATACATATGATTGAGGCAATTGGTAAGTTAGAGAATGAAGAGGCAACAGTTAGCAAAATTGCCGCATCGCTTGATATTGCGCCGCCTACGGCGACAGTGCTGGTTAAGAAACTCGAAGAAAAAGGGTTTGTGCAAAAGGTGCCCTGCGATAAAGACGGACGCCAAATTAAAATCCGTCTTACTAGGGACGGGGAGCGTATAAATCGTGCGCATCGTGTTTTTCATCAGCGCATGATACGGAATATCAGCCGGCAGTTTGCGCCTGAGGAACAGGCGGTTTTGCTTAAACTCTTAAAGGGCCTGAATGGCTTCTTCTCGTAA
- a CDS encoding TIR domain-containing protein: protein MSAKISDADFAELLKEKTQNNDPEFQFQVGQCYDRGYGGIGENYAEARKWYLLAAQKGHASAQCNLGYLFSLGYGGEKDFEKAVKWYALSAEQGEAMAQYNLAICYEYGYGTTKNYQEALRLSRLSATQGHWAASKNLGQLYLEGVGVEQDWEKALEHFKQALADSKYQFDPAKETDIVNIKANIEKIEAHLAEIGNKREEARKAQRTEIFVSYARKDIKFLQGLQPHLNSLENAANIVWWDDTKIKSGEKWEAKIKEALAKTKVAILLVSANFFASDYIWQKELPTILEAAEKDGATILWLPVSTCYLEDKGILQFQSVIKDLKKPLDKCQQAKRHEVYTEVVRRIKELFKE from the coding sequence ATGAGTGCTAAGATAAGCGATGCAGATTTTGCAGAACTTCTCAAAGAAAAAACCCAAAATAATGACCCTGAGTTTCAATTTCAAGTTGGTCAATGCTATGACCGCGGCTATGGCGGCATCGGGGAAAACTATGCAGAGGCCAGGAAATGGTATCTACTTGCTGCTCAAAAAGGACACGCCAGTGCGCAATGCAATTTAGGATATCTTTTCAGTTTAGGCTATGGCGGCGAAAAAGACTTTGAAAAAGCCGTGAAATGGTATGCGCTTTCAGCAGAACAAGGAGAGGCCATGGCACAATATAATTTAGCTATTTGCTATGAATACGGCTATGGTACAACAAAGAATTATCAAGAGGCATTGCGATTATCTAGATTATCCGCAACACAAGGCCATTGGGCTGCTTCCAAAAACTTAGGCCAGTTATATTTAGAAGGAGTGGGTGTAGAGCAGGATTGGGAAAAGGCCCTAGAACACTTTAAACAAGCGTTGGCTGATAGCAAATATCAATTTGACCCGGCAAAAGAAACAGATATAGTGAATATTAAAGCTAATATCGAAAAAATCGAAGCTCATCTAGCGGAAATCGGCAACAAGCGCGAAGAGGCGCGCAAAGCACAGCGAACAGAAATATTTGTCAGCTATGCGCGTAAAGATATTAAGTTTTTGCAGGGGTTGCAGCCGCACTTAAATTCATTGGAAAACGCTGCCAATATTGTTTGGTGGGATGACACCAAAATAAAATCCGGTGAAAAATGGGAGGCGAAAATAAAGGAAGCACTTGCAAAAACAAAAGTTGCCATTTTGCTCGTTTCGGCAAATTTCTTTGCGTCTGACTATATATGGCAAAAGGAGCTCCCCACAATTTTGGAAGCGGCGGAAAAAGACGGTGCGACCATCTTGTGGCTGCCTGTTAGCACTTGTTACCTTGAAGATAAAGGCATATTACAGTTCCAATCTGTTATAAAAGATTTAAAAAAGCCTCTTGATAAGTGTCAACAGGCTAAACGCCATGAAGTGTATACAGAAGTAGTCAGGCGCATAAAAGAACTTTTTAAGGAATGA